The Astatotilapia calliptera chromosome 19, fAstCal1.2, whole genome shotgun sequence DNA segment TTGAAAGTCGCGCTCCACAGACTTGTGTTTACGCACAGAACGCTGACAATTTGGGCATCCAGTCAGAGACACAGCCGGCACAGGGATTTACTTGTGAATCTCAGTGAAAGTGTCAGAGACACAAGAACTTTTTCAGGTGCTGCTGTGAAGCGTAACGATAATAAGGAGGGCACCTCCGACTATTCACGCCTGAGTACCAAGGTGACATCCAGGAAGAGGAGACCTCTGTCCCCGCTGGAGAGGATCAGTGGCCTGCTGCCCCAGGACGCATTGAGCCCTGAGGTGATGCAGCTGAGAGAGCATGAGTCAGATAAGGGGGCAGAGATCCAAGGATCAGTCCCAAATCGCACGCAGGTAGAAGTTGGGGATGAGGATATCGTTAAAAAGTCTGAACATGAGGCTCACAGTCCACCTGTTGGAGCAGAAGAGTTGGACACCGGCTCAGTTCATCACCGGGAAAAGCAGGTGTGGGCGGCTCTGCCCGGGGAAAGGTTGCTTACCTGTGGAGAGCTGCTTGTTGCAGAGTATCGCAGAAAGAAGCGCGTGGAATTCAGGAAGATGTTCCAGCTGCAGACAGGGGCCcgtctggagagcagctgggggGTCATACTGCACAATGACATTGCAGGGCAGCCAGCAGGGCTGTTTCTGAAGACCCACCGGGGGGTCCCCATCTTTATAAGGCGAGCTAGTTTGGAGGATTATGTGCTGTGTATGAAGCGGGGACCTGCAATTGCCTACCCTAAGGTAGAGAGCAGTAAATGAATGATATATGTACACAGTTGCCTTTCAGCTTCAGAGTTTTCTGACAGATAATCtattgaatgtttttctttcctcaggATGCAGCTTCTATGTTAATGATGATGGACGTCACAGCGGGAGACTGTGTCCTGGAGTCAGGATCTGGATCGGGGGCCATGTCTCTATTCCTGTCAAAAGCAGGTTTGAACTCGTATATGGAAGCACGATCACCAGTTTCGCTACACACAGAAGTTGATAGCAGATTGTTTTTCTCTTCCATTTGACATATCTGGATATGCAGGCAGGtgataaaatgaaagaatttcACTCAATTTCACTAGCCGGGACCACACCCTCAAATATGATTGGGCAAAATTTTTTGAAAGAGAATGGAAGTTGGAGTGAGCAAAGAACTCAGTGAGGGTCTGGTTCCGATAAGAGAAGGTGAAAACTAAGAAAGGCGTGGGGAGGGTGGGATTTGGAAATGAAAGCAAACCGGAATGTGAATTAATGATCTCCCAAAAGTGTCTGTTTTTATAAATTCAAAGTGGctttacttaaaataaatcaacaacATAAGCTACAGTTATTATTCGAATTCTTTTATCCCCCCACATAAACAGACTAAATGTTCAAATGGTTAAATAATTTAGCTACATCTCAAATTTAAGCAAAATAAGCCCATTCATTACACTAATCACAAGAGGATATAAACTGTACATTTCTGCTcaaaaccccaaaataaaaaaaatttaaaaaaagtagaaaaaaagtaaacacaatGGCCTTGTGCTTCCATAAGGTAAAAATTAATAGAAGATTTACAGCAGACTGACACATTAAATGAACACAAAGCACATATTaaatgaacagttttatgtGAACTGATTTTATAATAAGGCAAAGATGAAGGGTGACAGCGTGGATCAAATTTCCATTTGAACTGCTGTCCAGGGAACGACTCAACTTCTCAAGTGCTGACTGTCCTCATTAATCTTtatgaaaaccaataaaagtcAAATCTGTGATGTGAAGGAAAGTGGTGGATGTCACATTTCCTCAGGGAAAAAATCATTTAGACAAAGTGTAACTGCTTGCTGTGGAGCctgattatgtttttgttttccccagTCGGCTCTAAGGGCAGCGTGCTGAGCGTAGAAGTCAGGGAGGATCATCACAGGAGAGCTGTGCTTAACTACAACCGCTGGAGGACATCATGGAGTCTGCGACGAGGGGAGGAGTGGCCCGATAACGTCCAGTTTCACAAGGCTGACCTCTGCACAGCCTCTTCGCTCCTTGCTGGTCGGGGATTTCATGCGGTCAGTGTCGGGTTGAAATGTTCCtcatttgtaacattttttgtCCTTCTATCAGTACAACACCACCTGAACACATCATTGGTTAGACGTAGATCTGATTATCAAGTGGATAATTTCTACTGCAGGTTGCTCTTGATCTGATCAACCCTCACCTGGTTTTACCCACTGTGATTCCACATCTCCACCCCGGAGCTGTGTGTGCCGTCTACCTCGCCAAGTATGAAGCTCGACCGTGTCATTTTCTACTTATAAACTAAATGTAGTTTATTCCTCTCACCCCAGCAgatttagacattttttttcgTCACTATGTAATATTACCTGCTTGGTTACATTTTCTAGAGAAGTGGAAAActtgcaaaagaagaaaaatttgTTGTAGATCCAGATTTCTATAGTTTAGCTGTGAAACTGGCCTTAGCACAAGAAGGGCCCATTGGAAACAGCTATTTGCTTTCTGAAGCGAAACACTTTTCTCTTGGCTGAAATTAGATGAAGACAATACTACTATTGTTATATCGGTATGTTTCATATCAAGTCAGAACCAGGAGAATGTTAGCTTGGCACAAAGAATAGACACAGGAGAAAACAGCCCGCCTTGATCTGTCTGAAGGTACCAAAGCTAACCTGCTAGTATTTCCAGCACACATTAGCTAATTTATTGGAGACCAAATACGCTACAGCTTCTGTGCCATGAGGAAAAAATAACCtttcagaaattaaaaatattggTCTTTTCTGCTCTGTTAACTGTGTCTATATACCACAGCATAACTCAAGTCACCGACCTGCTGGAAGGAGTTCGATGTTCAACACTCCCTTTACTGTGTGAACGCGTCATAGAGCTTCCACTCCGGGAATGGGTGGTGGCTCCAGCCCTTCAGAAGGATGGACGATACTGCAACAAGAAAGCCCAAATCCTGGATGAAAACCTAAGTCAGGACGGCGAGGCATCGGAGGAGAGTGACAAAGGTGATTAAAAGTAACACGGCAGAGTCTCACAGAGTCCCCTTGAGTATTTCCACTCAAGTTTGATTGTCATTTCAGAAGACCCCGACCCACCTTTTGGGAGTATCCCTTACATTGCTCGACCTCACCCTGAACAAATGAGCCACACAGGTCAGATGTTACCACGCATCTAGTCCCAGTATCAGTTATTGTATGATgatataattaaaaatattaaatgtgtaatttttgccttttttcagcTTTCCTGGTGAAACTGAGGAAGTGTGTGCAGTAACATTTCTACCTGTGGGGAAACCCTGAACACAGATTGTTACACATCAAATAAACTGTCTTAAAGAAGATAATAAAAAGTCAAAACTGATTTGTCCTTTAATGCAAAATTTGCCTTCTTAGTGAAAATGGCTCTGTGGCATAGTGAATATACAGAATCTGTGTGTGAGTAAAGAGCAACAGAACAGTTTAGTGTACTGAAGCAGGTTGCAATGAAGACTATGAAAATTCAAAAGTCTTGGATCATCAAACAGCACACTGGCAACACAACACCAATACAAACTACAAACAAACCCTTCTGTGTAACTGACAGCATCCAGTGCTTAACTCATTTACATCTGTGAAAAATAGTATGTGACAGAGTCCACaataagttaaataaataaataaataccaacACAGGGCGACTTTTGAGGCGACTGACAAACTGGGGATTCAGACTTTTACTTCAGAGTAAAGTGCTATTAAATCCAGTAAAGGAAGCATTAACTGCTTGGTTGATTTAAACAGGAAGTCGCTGATGCTCTACTCATTAATCCAGTCCATGAAGGTGTTCAATGTCGACTTGCAGGAAGAGTCATTccctaagaaaaaaagatggaaacaTGTAGTTAGGTATGAGTTTAAATCTTAACTGCAGAGCTTTATCTGTATACATATGAGCACTGTAAATACGTGTCCTGTGTTCCTTATAttgtggctgagttgctgtcgTTCCCAGTCgtttccactttgttataaagCCACTAAAAGTTGACTATATAATATTTAGTAGCGAGGAAACTTCACagctggacttgttgcacaggtggcatcctatcacaGTACTacttcactgagctcctgagagtgacccattctttcacaaatgtttatagaagcagtctgcatgcctggGGCTATTGATTTTATGCAGCTGTAGCAATAGAAGTGATTGGAACATCTGAATTCAGTTATTTGGATGAGTGAGTGAATGATCCCACTAATCCACTTAGTGGGACAATAGGTTCAAGTGCAAAAAATACTAACATTATGCGTTTTTGTTGAAGAGGAAATTATTTCTGCAGTTTGGATTGCAGGGCTTCTTGAACGTTGGTTTTAAACTTAACTGGGCATCCTATACTGACCAGCTCTTTACACTATAAACCACACAGTAAACAGAGACACCAGCATTAGTTATATATACTTGGTACCTCCTTTGGGATTTGCACAGCTGAGCCTCTGGAGGGAGGAGGTGTGGCCTATTCTGGTGTCACGCTTACATAGGGAACAGGACACAGGTGAGGCATAGGGCCCACGGGGAAAACGGACACGGTCGCCATCATTATACTGCCGCTGGGCACCGCCATGGTGATCGGAACGCTGCCGCTGCCACACGAAATGAGAGGACACAATGGCCATCACCTGGAAGACAGGTCGAAGAAATAAATACagctcaaacagaaaaaaataacaaaataaataaatcacatcactgcaaaacacactcacagacactagAGATGGAATGTCTGGCATTAAACCCAAGCAATAAAAATGGCACTGCGCAGCAAAAACAAGACCCTTAAAAATTCCCAGAGAAGCACCATTTATCAGTCTCCTCAGGCAATTATACTTGTGTGTACCTCTTCACAGCAGCGCCTGCTGACAGCAGCTCTGTACTCTATGCGAGCCCACAGCTTGTCTCGCTGCTCAAGGAAGCGGGGAAACAGTTTTTTCCAGTTCTTGCCCAGTGCCCACGGAAAAATTTCATACTTgctctcctcctcatcctcctccatgGTGTTGGCAAGATACCTACAGGAGGAGAGCGAAAGCCGAGTTCAGGGCTGTAGGTTTGCCAAGAAATATCACATATAAAAGCAGAAGCAAACAAAGTTTCCTTTTCATGACAGAATATAATACAGAAGCAGGATTTTCAGGCTTTTCTCTGAACTTACAGTGCAATGAAAAAATTCTTTCTGGTGTATTCAGTACTAGTGAAGCAGGCCCTTTTGAAGTACACAAAGGTCATGGCTAGGAGGTACTGATGAAATAGAGGGAAAAGATGGTGTCACTTTAAAGCATAACAAAGTTTTGTAGCTTTCATCAAAGTAATAACTTTACCTTGTCTGTCAATTTATAGCAACCATCCACCCTTAGAAAGTCTTTTATCAGGTCATCCTCTGTAGACAGATGTTAATATATGAGAATTTAAAccaaatttcacattttcttgaGCGCATCCTGCTTTCTTGTTAGATCTATCTACCAAAAAGATGGAAATATGCTGCCATTTCCTGCCGCTGGACAACAGTTGACTGAGGCACTTTGGTAAAATACAGGTCACCCTGGTTTGACTGGATACTCCACACCACACCCCGGGTGTTCTGACCACGGTGTCTGCTGAGGCTGAGGTTTCTTCTGATTGGGCGAACATTTTTGCGTTTGACCCGAAGGGTAACAGAGGGAGGAGTTTTCATCATGCTTCAGCTTGAATCATCTGCAGAAAGGAGTCCTCTGGTATGTTATCACtgcaaatgagagaaaaagtaTGAGCAGTGAGCATCATCACTATAGACTGTCactttttttggagggggggtcAAAGGGGTCCACTAAATTGTGCCAAATTCGAGTTTCTTACCATCATTTGCCCTCAAGACACATTTAAAGAGCTAaatgtttctctcttttcagacatttttcaagaggcaatgtaaaaattaaattatctcAAAAATTACTTTAACTAAGGCCTTGGGGAGGGGTCTGCTATAGTGTCTCTATCAATACGAACTTTCACGAGCGTGACTAAAGCAAAACTAGAATGACACGTATGCTTAATTTCCCTAAATGATTTGGATTACCGCGTAGAAAAATGGGAACATTATTTAATAATGAATTTTTCCGAATaagtttaaagagtttaaagtgtttaaagttAGGCAGGTACGTCATTAACAATAGGCagtaaaagaaagagaaagcccGCAGCTCTTCAGCAACACGAGCTATCAGCTAGCTAGAAaactgactaaaaaaaaaaaatcactcaatTTAAGTGACGACTGTTTTTAGCGGCACAAAGAGAcgctaaaaaattaaataagtaTTGTTCTTATGAGAAGCTTAACTCTCATACTAACCAGCAACACGTTTTATAGGATGAAAGTGAGTATAAAGCAGTCGCTTCAGGACGCTGACCAGACGAGATAGTAGTTTGCTGTTGGCAGCTCTGGCAGTTTCTGGAGCGCGCTTCGAGATCTGTGCCAGCGGTGCACCTGCGCACGAGGACGAGCACGCACTGGCGCCACGTTTTCTTTGCTTATGGCGATCTCTGTGTGGAGTTATTATTAACAAGCCAAACAATTTAAATATGAAGAATactatattaaaaacacaccaagcaCTTAGAGTGTAAAAATCACATATCAGTTTCTAATGACTTTTTCTCTTAATgagatatttgttttgttatatttcattttattttgttgaaatAGACAACAAAGGCTACCAATCTACTTATTTATGCTATTTTTCTGTGTATTGTGgttgtttattgtgtttgagtTACATTCAAGGTGCTGtaacaaatgattattttacGTTGGGGATAACTGATCTTATATAAGGGAAACTTTTGCAAGTTAATTTGTAGGAGGCAAAATCACAAAGGAGTAAATCATGAACTTTATTTActcttactttatttatttagtgtaGTAGTTAGTTTTGGTGGTTTGTTCTCACTTCATTTGATTGTTTAAGAAAGTGGCTGAAGGAAAGATGTGTAATACGCAACTATATTTGATTTAATGTTGTCAAATGTGGATAAAATAGAATCAGTGTAGCACATTTTCTAATtctgatgaaaacaaaatgctgtgtttttctttcagtttttttctattgGCTAAGTTAGGATGTATTGTTTTGCAGGTTATAAAAAACCCACCTGAAGCCAGCCTTCATTACCCAAATGAGCTTAAGTTCTTAGAAGTAGGTGAGTTTTATATGACTTAACGTGACATATGTGCAGGCTGAGGAGTTCACTGAAAGACTCACTAATCCTTTCAGCTGCTTGTCCTTCATAAGGTGCAgagggatgttttttttccgaACATGCTCCAAGGAAATTTTATTAAACATGGCCACCAAActgtggatttattctgtctgtctgtgacagTTGGAAGCAATTCGTAAAATGGATTTATCCACGTTTTGTTTTGGCAGTCTACTTGCGGAAAGGGATCTTACTCAACGAGTCAACGACATTAGCCATCTGAAAATGACAGCTGGTGGCTAAGAATCTTTGCTATTTTTTTACACAATTGACTGCACTGTCTGTATTAGTGTTATCTagggagaagagagaaaaaacaccctGTACAGCAGAAATGGGTTGCTCACCATCTAAAGGTAACAATTTTGGCACTCTGGGTGCTATGAGGAAGGGGAGAATGCTACCCCCTGCACCTCAAGACAACCCCAGAGATCCACAGTTTGAAGATGAGGAAAATCATGTTTCATCTGGAGCTACAAATGGAGCTACAAAGGAAAAGAAGACAGGTGGACAAACCCAGGTACTTCAGAAAGAGTCACACATGACACCACAGAAAAAGAGGCTTGATACTGAGCAAGTGAATATGGAAGCAGTTAACATAGATAAGCTGGGGAATCAAGCAACAGAAAAAAGCACAGTATCACAgaggaaagagaaacacaatGACAAACAGGATGTGGCAGACAAAAGGCTTAACAGGAAACcaaagaaaaatgccaaaggTGCAAAAGTTCTTAAAAAGAAGGACAAAGACAAGCTATCTGAAGAGCACAAAGTGGACTTTCCAGAACCCTTGGTAAAAGCTCACCAAGCTGCGTATGCCTTTTTGAATCCTAGCATAAACAAATATGATGTTTTGCTTGGACTCTTAGAACAAGCAGCTGAAACTCAGGTTTCTGTTCAGCCTATGGTTGCCTTCATGGCTCTACGTTACGAGGAAATAATTCAGGGACTAGAAGACAtggtggaggagggagaaaaaattttaaaagaaaatggcgAACATCTTGCTTGGCCAAGCCAAATGAAAAATCTCTCATCCTCTACCCCTCTGAAGTCTGGCTCTCCCAATATCGAACCCCCACCGGATTTGTTGCAGCAGCTGCTTCAGTACACCACACAGAGAATGAGAAATGTGAGCCAGACTGTTGGAAGAATTGGGGACTGTGCTTTAGAAGAGGCAGTGGAGTATTTTGCCTCCGTTTCAGAGCTTTTAGAGGAGAAACTTAAAGTCAAACGTGCAACAGAGAGTAGGTTAATGCAACTCTTATCCCGCATTGAAATGGCCTCTCTGCACAAGCCTGGCCCAGAGGATTCAGCTCTCTTTAGTGAGGACAGTGGAATTGGGGCTGAGAATGAATCCCTTGCTGGATCTGAGAGACGCCAAAGACGAGAGAGTTGTGAGTCTACCGGGACAAATAGAGCTACTCCTGTCAGTCCTCTGCGAAGAGTGTCAAGGAGAAAGCTTCGGGGTCAAATAAGTCCTAGTGTGTCCCTTACCTCACTCAACTCTCTAGGTTCTACATGTACCATAATGGCTAATGACCAAAGAGACTCATTGCTCGGATCTGTCTCCACAGAGTACGGGGAAGAGGATGTCAATGATTATGATGAGGTGGACAGAGATATAGGAGATATCCAAGAAGCAGTTCAAAAGCAATTTAATTGTTCTCCTGTAGACTGTAAGCTACAAGAACCTCGACGTTTACCCCCAAAGAGGATAGAAAATCCTCAAAATCTAGAAATGactatgaaaatgaaaaatgcaataAGTGGTAGGATACAGTTTGTATCGTCACAAAACCCTAGTTCTAAAACAAAGGCATCAACGAGCACAAAAACTAGCACACAGGATTGGACAGATGATGAGGTACGATCTCCAAGGAGGcctcaaacagcagcagctgtacGAAAGGCACAAGTGAAAAAGACCCCGGTGAACAGGGGTCAGCGTTCCCGGTCAGCAGATTCCCTTCGGAGCAAAGGGGAAGATCCTACTCTTCTTGAACTAGAAAGGACCCAGAAAGATTTAAACCGGAGATTGCAGagcataaataaaagcaaagaagaaagaaaaacaaggactGATCCTTTAAAACGAAACCAAGGAAACTCACCAGCACAATCTCCAGCAATAAATCAGAGACAGCCTtcattagaaaagaaaaacaacccccAACCACCTAAAGACAAGGCAAGTCCTACAAAGTCCAATAGTAAAAAACAGGAGGCAACCAGTGAAGTTGATGATGataaacaaaaagacaagaatATACCCAAGGGTCTTATAAAAGCCACTCCACCTCCTAGCCCCCCTTTATCACCCCAACCATCTTCTGGCCTTCACAGAGGTAGGAATTCAGTCAAAAAACTGATTGATACATTCAGTCAAGGAATAGAGGAACTAGAAGGTCCCAAAGTCCTGGGGCCTCTCAAAGGTGTGCGAAAATGTGGTGTTCCAGTGTTACCCGGTTTAGGAAATGTAGAAGCTGTGCTGACTGCTGGGATAACTAGCTGTAGGTCTGAATCTACAACATGTGAGAAAACAGATTTAGACCTGGATAGTCTTCCTCCACCAGCAATGGAAGTATTATTGGACAATTCCTTTGAAAGCGCTCAGAGTACATCAACTAGTGTAGCAGCAGATGGTGCAACAAAAGTAGGAAGATCACCTTTGTTGAAAAGGGGTTTAATATCACAACGATTGAAGGCCTCAGTTCAGTCAGTGACGGTACTGCCAAGCAAAGGAGGCTTACCACAAACCTCCAAACACATTTCCCCTGTTAGAGTGGAACAACAAGAGACATTTCCTCTGTCTAAGGTCAATCAACCAGATTCGGAAATCAAAAAGGATTCCTTATATCAGCAACTCAGAAAGAACATACAACTAAAACCCTCTTCAAACTCTCAGTCAGAGAAATTGTCAACAAGTTACGTAGGACCGTGTGTCACTCAAACAGAATTGAGAGACATACAAGATGGTGGTAACATTTCAGTGCCTGGATTCAACACCACAGCATCTTCTGTGCCTGCTTCGGTAGAGACTAGCCAAACACCTGCCACCCCACCTGTGTCTAGAGGGCGAATGTTGCCTTCCACACCTTCTACTCCAAGCAGCTTACATCGAAGACTTCCCAGTCCCCACAATTTCAAAAATCAGCCTACTCCACCCTCTTCATCTAGCCCCTCTCTTAACAGAACACTTCCTACACCACCTGCGCTTCAGAGGAGACTCCCCAGCCCACCCGTATCAAAGCAGAACATTTCGAGCTCAAACTCAGTCGCTTCATACCCTTTCAAAGCACCATCTCCCCCAGCTTCACCAAAAGTACAAAGATGGTCAAGGGAAAATAGCAGTGAAGACTCATCAAGTGCTAGGACAATTAGTAATGCACGTTCAGTCTTCTGTCCCGTTTCTCTGTCCATGTTTGAAGCCCAGCCTTGTTCAGTAAGCAAGCCCCCGCAAGCATGGACCTCAACCAAAGTTTCATTCCTCTTACATACTTTTGAGACACGTGGGAGGACTCCTGCATCTGTCCATGGGCCACGACCCTTTATCAGACGTAGCCATTCAGACCGGAGGCAGAGTCTAAGTCTACCACAACAATCACAACGCACCTCAGTGGCTGAGACTTGTGGGAGTGAACCAGCGATATATTCACAGGGGTGAGATTTTACCACATTTGTACTTCTCTTAAATGATTATTCatgacttttgtttgtttttttgtttgtttttttaccttaaaTTTATATAACGTTCTGAGAGAAATTCTGGACAAATGCCCCTCTTTGGTAGGAGCTaccctattttattttaaaaacacctaCTTGGTTATGGTTTTGGAAAGAAAACAGTATTAATAACATACATAACAATTAAGTGGCATGGGGTCCACTTGGGAAGCAATTAAAAGATTTTTGAATATCACAATATAATAAAAGCAGGGTGACAAGATTTCCTTGCAcaggatttcttttctttgtcctcctgtccCACACCTTGAAACAATGTTCCctattttgaatgtttttggagGATATGCACTTTTCTAAATCATGGCTTTTACCTAATCCATGTAAAGGGACAGCTTTTTATTCAAGTTAAATGATGGTCTGTCTAATTCTGTAACCGTCAGGAAAAGTTAGACATGACCAAAGATTCACAAGCGTTGCAGATTTTGGTGATTCAGATAGAAACTGCTACAAAGAAAATTAAGCAGCAACATATATAATGACagagtttttgtcttttttggtaGACTTATTTTTCAGTTCATAGAGATTTTCTGATATGAAGTGATGCCACTCTTAGGCCACATTATCACTCAAAGAgtaattatattaaatataaaaaatgcttACATTGTAGGTGTCTCTCAAACAGAAGCTCATTCTCACGATACATTATGCAACAAATAACTCTCTGTACTTAATGCTACGCTCAAACCTCCCACTGATTTTCCCCTGCTGTTATTACTGTATTACGTTAGatttatataaaacatttaatctCTCGTACTTCACGAGTCAGTATTGCACCAAGTGACTCGGACTCACCTGGCCCAGTTACCTAATTGCTAATGACAAcattttctgttctttcttttaGGCTAAACTGTGAACCAACCAGAGATGATGACTCATGGGGTAGCCAATCAGACCTCAGAACGACAACACGCTCTGCATCACACCCAGACCTGTGTGTTGTTGGACGTGCCTTGCACAAGGACTAAAGGGGCCAATGCAGAGCCAGGAGGATTATGGATTAGCAGGCCTTACTGAGGATTTAAGTCGATGCTGTTTATTCCACTTGGAAGAGAGGAAGAGCTAATTCTATCCACTCTTCTGCTGTAACACACCTCCACAGTGTTTATAATTATAGGTATTTCAGGTTTTATTAGTTGTAATTCTTTCATTGGTGTTTTTCACTGCATTCATGTCTGCACtgtatctgaaaaaaaaaaaacatgctcctGAGCTTCATGTTTACATCACAATTtagtcttcctctttttttatagATTGTCTTCCCACTAATGACTAAGTTTTTGGTATTTAATCACAAAGTATTCACAAATTGACCTTAAGTTCATTTCGGCATCAAAATtcataaataaaaagtatgttcatgttttttttaaactgtagtattattattctgtcttttattttttattgttttgtaataaaaataattccatCCCAACTTTGCATGTACTATCAATAACAACTGTCATAATGCTGCATTTAGGTGTTTCATGATCCCTGAAAATGACTTAGGATACTGTATTTCTTGCTAACATCATTATGCTATTATGCTCACAGTGGTGATGCCAGCATTTTATCTTTAGGGGGCAAATTATGTTTATGTGTAATTTGAAATTAATGTCCTGTAATTAATGGAAAAGTAGAAGTTGCGACCTGGTGAACTTAATGGGAATGCAACTAAGAATAAGAGAAATGGTTGGACCTAACGTTACAGCGTCTTACACTCTCGGCATCTATTACATTAATCCTCACTGTATTCAGAAAAGATCAACAAGTTACAAATCTTTTCTTATAGTTATGAATTACTTTCTAATTATAAGGAGATTTCAAGGTTCcagtttcatatttttattatta contains these protein-coding regions:
- the pcare1 gene encoding photoreceptor cilium actin regulator, whose protein sequence is MGCSPSKGNNFGTLGAMRKGRMLPPAPQDNPRDPQFEDEENHVSSGATNGATKEKKTGGQTQVLQKESHMTPQKKRLDTEQVNMEAVNIDKLGNQATEKSTVSQRKEKHNDKQDVADKRLNRKPKKNAKGAKVLKKKDKDKLSEEHKVDFPEPLVKAHQAAYAFLNPSINKYDVLLGLLEQAAETQVSVQPMVAFMALRYEEIIQGLEDMVEEGEKILKENGEHLAWPSQMKNLSSSTPLKSGSPNIEPPPDLLQQLLQYTTQRMRNVSQTVGRIGDCALEEAVEYFASVSELLEEKLKVKRATESRLMQLLSRIEMASLHKPGPEDSALFSEDSGIGAENESLAGSERRQRRESCESTGTNRATPVSPLRRVSRRKLRGQISPSVSLTSLNSLGSTCTIMANDQRDSLLGSVSTEYGEEDVNDYDEVDRDIGDIQEAVQKQFNCSPVDCKLQEPRRLPPKRIENPQNLEMTMKMKNAISGRIQFVSSQNPSSKTKASTSTKTSTQDWTDDEVRSPRRPQTAAAVRKAQVKKTPVNRGQRSRSADSLRSKGEDPTLLELERTQKDLNRRLQSINKSKEERKTRTDPLKRNQGNSPAQSPAINQRQPSLEKKNNPQPPKDKASPTKSNSKKQEATSEVDDDKQKDKNIPKGLIKATPPPSPPLSPQPSSGLHRGRNSVKKLIDTFSQGIEELEGPKVLGPLKGVRKCGVPVLPGLGNVEAVLTAGITSCRSESTTCEKTDLDLDSLPPPAMEVLLDNSFESAQSTSTSVAADGATKVGRSPLLKRGLISQRLKASVQSVTVLPSKGGLPQTSKHISPVRVEQQETFPLSKVNQPDSEIKKDSLYQQLRKNIQLKPSSNSQSEKLSTSYVGPCVTQTELRDIQDGGNISVPGFNTTASSVPASVETSQTPATPPVSRGRMLPSTPSTPSSLHRRLPSPHNFKNQPTPPSSSSPSLNRTLPTPPALQRRLPSPPVSKQNISSSNSVASYPFKAPSPPASPKVQRWSRENSSEDSSSARTISNARSVFCPVSLSMFEAQPCSVSKPPQAWTSTKVSFLLHTFETRGRTPASVHGPRPFIRRSHSDRRQSLSLPQQSQRTSVAETCGSEPAIYSQGLNCEPTRDDDSWGSQSDLRTTTRSASHPDLCVVGRALHKD